The DNA window ATGAGAGCAGGACGTTTTGACCGTTCGATCTATGTGGATCTTCCGGAATTACATGAAAGAAGAGAAATTTTTGATGTTCATTTAAAGAAGATCAAATTGGATGAAAATGTAGATAGAGACTTCTTAGCAAAACAGACACCAGGATTCAGTGGAGCTGATATTGCAAATGTTTGTAATGAAGCAGCACTTATCGCAGCAAGAAATAGTCATACATCAGTTACAAAACAAGATTTTCTTGATGCTGTAGACAGAATCATCGGTGGACTTGAGAAGAAAAACATGGCTATCAAGCCTTCTGAAAAGAAAAGAGTGGCTTACCATGAAGCAGGTCACGCTACAATTTCTTGGCTGGTTGAGCATGCGTCACCACTTTTAAAAGTAACGATTGTTCCAAGAGGACGTTCTTTAGGAGCAGCTTGGTATCTTCCGGAAGAAAGACAGCTTACTACTACAGAACAGATGTTAGACGAAATGTGTGCTACATTAGGAGGTAGAGCAGCAGAGCAAGTAATATTTAACAATATTTCAACAGGTGCACTTTCTGATCTTGAAACTGTAACAAAAAGAGCTCAGGCAATGGTTACGATCTACGGATTAAGCCCAAATATTGGTAATATTTCTTATTATGACAGCTCAGGGCAATCTGAGTATAATTTCGGAAAACCTTATTCTGAAGAGACAGCAAATAAAATTGATGTTGAAATAAAATCAATTATTGAAAATCAATATCTAAGAGCAGTGCAGATTCTTGCTGATAATAAGGATAAACTAGATGCTTTGGCAGGTAAACTTTTGGAAAAAGAAGTGATCTTCCGTGAAGATTTAGAGGAAATATTCGGAAAGAGAGCATGGGACCCTGAATTAACAGAGAGACCTGTAACGAATACCATTCCATTATTAAAGGAAAAAGAGGAAGAAAGTGAAATTCAGGCTCCTGAGAGTCCGACTCAACTTTAAATCCTTAAAAAATAAAAGAAATAAAACCTGGTAATTTCAAAATTGCCAGGTTTTTTCATATTTAAAGCTACATTTTTAGAATCTATTATAATTTATTTTCTATTTTTGTATAAAGTTGACTAAAAAAACATAAGTTGAGTTTATTTAAAAGAATTGTAAGCAAACTAACCAACCAACCTGAGGAAGATGATAGCCAGAGTTTGGAGAAGCTTGGGGATTCGCTAAAAAATGCGGATCTCGACTATAAGTTTGCGCAGTTATTTACGCATTCGGGTGGTTTTTTTAATTATTGTGCAGACGAAGCGGAGGCTCTACAAACTTTAAATCAAATTATTAAAATTGAAGGTATTCACAATATGTTCTGCTGGGATAAGGAACTTCAGAATTTTTTGACTGTTGTGAAAACTCCCTGCACTTCAGAATTGGAACATTCCAATGATGCGGCATTTATTACCTGTGAGTATCTTATTGCTTATGATGGAAGGATCATGCTGTCGCATAATAATATTCTTCATTACCATTCTTCGAGATTGCCTAATAAAATTATTATCATGGCTAATGTTTCGCAGATTGTAAATAATCTTAATGATGCAATGGGGAAAATAAAAAGGAATGGTAATATTAAAAACCTAACCTCAATTAGCGGAAGTCAATCAAAATTAGATACCTCTTCTAATTCTAACACAAAACTGTTTTTATTGCTGCTTGAAGATTAAGCATCAATTTTCTAAATTATACATTTTGGACAAAAACCTCATTCAAAGAACAATTTCGGGTATTGTTTACGTGGCAATTATTATCCTATGCGTAACTCCACTCGGAGCCCAACTGATCAATAGCATTTCTCCGGATCTCGTTAAACAGCAATATCTATATTATGGATTGATCACATTTTTAATGGTGGTTGGATCGTGGGAGTGTGTAAAGATCATGAAGTTTGGAAAAGGATATGAAAAATGGATCGTATTTCCGGTTGTTATGATTATCTTTTATATGTTCTCGAAGAGATATTTTTACCATGATTTCTTTTTTGATTTTAGATTAAGTGAAATATTAGCCCTGTCTTTAATAGCAATTGCTGTGGTTACTTTATTTAAATATCCTACCGAATTATATTTCGACAGTGGTAAATTGATTTTTACGGTCATTTACGTGGCTTTGCCTTTTAGTTTTGCTCTTGGTCTTCCGAAGTATTCCAGTTATGATGATAAGTTCTCTTTAGAAGTGTTGTTTCTCTTTATTTTAATCTGGAGCAGCGATACCTTTGCCTATCTCACAGGAAAGTTTTTTGGAAAACATAAAATGGCGCCTAAAATATCTCCTAAGAAAACCTGGGAAGGCTACGCAGGAGGTGTAATCTTAACCTTAGTTCTATCTTATTTTATTGAAAAATATCAACATGATCTCCGTGGAAACTGGATGGTTGTTGGATTCTTAGTGGCTTCTTTTGCTCCTTTAGGGGATTTAGTAGAAAGCCAGCTCAAAAGAAATTTTGGTGTTAAAGATAGTGGAAACATCATTCCGGGACACGGTGGTGTATTAGATAGGCTGGATAGTTTTTTAATCTGCGTTCCTGTCGTATATTTGTACTTTATTTTAGAAAAATTTATTTAGACTCATGAAATTACATAGAGAATCAAAAGGAACGATTACAGTAGCAACAATACTTTTCATTATAATTGGTGCTTTAGCGATTTATTTTCTTAAAATGTGGTCGCTTTTGATCATTATGCCTTTACTCATTATTTACAGTTTAGTATTTTGGTTTTTCAGAGTTCCTAACCGTGAGATTCTTGATCATAAAGAGAATGTAATTGCTCCGGTAGACGGGAAAGTAGTAATGATTAAAGAAGTTGACGAAACAGAATTTATTAAAGGAAAAGCAATTCAGGTTTCCATTTTCATGTCTCCTTTGAATGTCCACATCTGTAGATATCCTGTTTCAGGAGAGGTAATTTATAAAAAATACCATCCAGGAAAATACTTAGTGGCATGGCACGAAAAATCTTCTACAGAAAATGAAAGAACAACTATTGCTATTGAAAGTTTAACAAATCATAAAGTGGTATTTAGACAAATTGCGGGATATGTAGCAAGAAGAATTGTTTTCTACTGCAATGAAGGAGATCAGGCAAAGGCAGGTCATGAATTTGGTTTTATTAAATTCGGTTCAAGAATGGATGTTTTCCTGCCTCTAGATACAGAGGTCATTTGTAAGATTGGAGATATAACGAAAGGAGGTATTGATGTGATCGCAAAAATGAAGGAATAATTCAATTGAAAAATATATAAGAGAGCCGTTTCAAAAAGAAGTGGCTTTTTTTATTATTAATTACAAATGGCAGCATTTGTTTTAATCATTGAGTATACAGTTTTTAGCTACTATAGACCTTGTTAAGTAATCAACTCTACTAGTTTATACTCTAATGAGCTGTTTTACTTCATTAATAAGGTTTAAAATAAGTTCAACAGGTAAATCCTCTTCCATATCAATTAAAAGGATTTTAAACTTCTTTCTGCCTTCCTGGATCAACTCCGGGGCGTTCAATCGGTCCCCGTGATAAAAACTGATGTAGTGCTTTTTATATTTTTTACTATAATATAAATAACAAAGCATCTTCTTTTTGTATTTGAAAAAAGGTAATCCAAAGCTCAGTGTTTCTGTAATGTTCTCCAGATCAGATTCCAATATCTTTTTCCGTAAATACAAAAGAGTACTTCTATCAGGTTCTTCAATTCTGTAGAAATACTCTTGTATGGGATTCATTTTAAAAATTAATTTAAAAGGATTTAATCAAAATTTTGAAGCTCAACTAATTTGTGATAAACACCTCTCTTTGCAATCAGATCATGGTGGCTTCCTTGTTCTACAATATCACCTTTTTCCATCACTACGATCCAGTCGGCTTTCTGTATAGTTGAAAGTCTGTGTGCAATGACTAATGATGTTCTGTTTTCCATCATTTTCTCAAGAGCATCCTGAACGAATTTTTCAGATTCCGTATCTAAAGCTGAAGTAGCTTCATCTAAAATCATAATCGGTGGGTTTTTAAGAACCGCTCTGGCGATAGAAACCCTTTGTTTTTGTCCTCCGGATAATTTACCACCATCGTCTCCAATATTGGTGTCATAACCATTTGGAAGCTGTGTGATAAAAGTGTCCGCGTTGGCCACCTTAGCCGCTGCTATAACTTCTTCCTTGGTTGCTTCAGGTTTCCCCATCAGAATATTATTGTAAACCGAATCATTAAATAATACAGATTCCTGTGTTACCATTCCTAAAAGTTTCCTATACTCCTGTAGTTTTAAATGCTTAATGTTAGTGTTATCAATTAAAATTTCACCTTCAGAAACATCATAGAATCTTGCTAAAAGATTGGCAATTGTTGTTTTTCCACTTCCGCTTTGTCCGACTAATGCAACAGTTTTTCCTTTCGGAATCGTTAAATTAAAGTTTTTAAGAATTAAATTATCTTTATCATAATAAAATCCGATGTCTTTGAAATGGATGTTATTTTGAAGAGTAGATATTGAAACGGGCTCAGCCACTTCTTCAATTTTAACGTCTGCATCAAGAATTTCCAATACTCTTTGTAAAGAAGCTTCTCCTTTCTGAACGTTAGATATAGCTGTTGATAAGCTCTTTGCCGGAGGTAGTATCTGGAAGAACATTCCTAAGAAAACTAAGAAATCGGCTGGCGAAATGCTTTGTTCAACAATGATCTGTTTTCCTCCATACCATGCGATGATCAAAAAGGTGATTGATCCCAGAAATTCGCTCATTGGTGATGCCAATTCCTTCTTTCTACCTAGGCTTATTGAGCTGGATATCCATTTGTTCATCGATTGCATGAATCTACTGTCCATTATTTTTTCAGCATTAAAGATCTTGATCACCTTTGATGATTTCAGAGTCTCATCTACAATGGAAAAGATGGTTCCCATTTCCTGCTGAGCTTCATGAGAATCCTTTTTTAGACTTTTCCCTACCAAAGCGATCATTGTTCCCATTACGGGTAAAACCAATAAAGAGAAAAGTGTCATTTCGGGGCTTAAGAAGAATAAAGTCACCAAAGTACTGATCAACATAAATGGTGCATTGATCAGTTCGATCAAACTGCCTAAAATATTCCCCTCAACTTCACCCACATCATTTGACATACGGGACATAAGGTCACCCTTTCGGCTTTCAGTAAAAAACGAAACAGGTAAAGAAAGTATTTTGCGGTACATAGCACCACGAAGATCTTTAGTAACCCCTACACGGTAATTAATTAAAAGAAAAGATCCGAAATACCGGAATGCATTTCTCAAAAGAAACATAAAAGCAGTAATGATACAAAGCCATGCAAGAACTTTCAGTGAACCGTAATTGGTTACCAGACTTTGCACGTAGTAATTGGAGTAATCTTTTAAGTAAGAGAAGAAATCAATAATATCTCCCGAATAAACAGGAGCTGATTCATATTTTTCAGGTTTTATAGTGCCGAAAAGCATTCCCAAAACCGGTAGAATAGTCCCTAGCGAAGCTATTTGAAATACAGAATACATGATGTTGAAAAATAAACTTCCGTAAATGTATTTCTGATGGGGTTTTGCGAATTTTAATATTTTTATATATTCGTTCATTTAATGAAAAAATTGGAAAAGCAAAATTACGTAATTTTAAAAGAGTAGACGTTCTTAATTAAATTTTACTTTATCGTTATACTTCGGAGCGAAATTTTTAGGACTTAATTTATCCAAAGTCTTTCCAAAATTATTAATGATTTGAGTAAGGTTATCAAAGTCAACAACATTTACATCATCATTTACCTGATGATAATGTTTTATTTTACTCATATCAGCTGTAGAAATAGAATGGGCAATGATTTTCTTTTTTACAAAACTTACGTTGTCCGACCTGTAGAACAACTGTTCTGCTGCATAAGGATCAGGATGTATTTTTAAACCTTCTGCTGCATTTTGATTAAATAATTCATCAAGATCAGAAAATTCGTCTCCAGTCATAAAAAGAGCATTTTTCCCAAACTCCGACTCTGTTGCTACCATTTCAAAATTGAAAAGAGCATACAAATTGTTGTAAATAGGATCTAGATTTTTGTCCTTTGAAATTGCTTGAGAACCCAGCATTCCTTTTTCCTCTCCATTAAAAGCCATAAAAAGCATAGAGAATTCAGGTTTTTTATTTCTAAAATAATCTGCAATTCCTACAAGAGTTGTTATTCCACTTGCATCGTCGTCAGCTCCATTATAAATATTGTCGCCGCTTTTGTTGTTTGTTCCTATATGATCAAAATGTCCCGAGAAACCCAGATATTTATCGGTTTTCCCTTTTTTAACTCCACATACATTATAAACTGTCTTTCCCTTATAATCAAAAGGAATAAGGTAAGAGTTTCCTGTGCAGTATTCAAGATTATTTTCTTTAAAAAGTTTGGCAATATAATTCGCGGCATTGTCATTCTCAACTGTTCCTATTTCTCGGCCCTTCATTTCATCTGACGATAGTGTTGAAATAACAGTATTGATTCTTTCTTTTGAAACTTCCTGAGCAAAAGTTATTACTGAGAAAAACGAGAAAGCGAGGTAAGTTATTTTTTTCATTGGAATCATAATTTTATAGATCTATATGTCGCAGATTTATTTAAAATGTTGCATCGATATAAAAATAAATTTATGGAAAATAAAGAATAGCATCTAAAAATTAAGCCTTTAAAGAATTTGAAATAAAAAAAACAGCTCCAAAAAGAAGCTGTTCTACTCAAAAAATCGTTGTAAGGTTATCGAAGTCTGTCTACAGATTTCACGAGCCTCTCATCTTTACGGATATAAATGTTTGAAATGAACAAACAAATAATCGCGATCAACGGGAAAACAGGCTCAATACCCTTCTCAGGAAATTGAATTCCTCCGGATAAGTTTAGTAACCAGTAAATCAATACACCAATCAACAAAGCGTTTATAATGATGCTGATTGTGTTCAGCAAAATTTGTCTTTTTCTGTTTTTAAAGCTGAATACACTTAGTAATCCAACCAAAACAAGTACAATAGATGCACTATCTATAACAGGTATATTGCCAAAAATAGCAACATCTTGTCCTGTGATGAAAAGAAAAACAGCAGCTAAAACTGCCAGAAAAGTCCATATAGTTTGTATTCTTTGTAGCATTGAACATTAAATTCTTGGCAAAAATAACATAAATTTTGCACAATTCAAAAATAAGTGTAGATTTGCATTATACAATGTACTTGAAAACAAAAGTCGCCGGACTTACTTTTCTTACTCACAATTAATTACATTTTTACATACATATGTTTAACATTGAAACGTTAAGGTCAAAATCCGTAACGGAATTGACTAAAATCTTAAGAGATTTGGGCGTTAAAGTTGCAAGAAACAGCACTGAAAATGATAAAATTTTTGCTGTTCTTGATTTTCAAGCTTCTAACCCTAAAGTTACAAAAGATTATTTCAACACCACAGAAACCAGTATAACTGCTGAAGATAAAGCGGTGGAGAAAGAAATTAAGGCTCCTGCTCCTGCCAAGAAAGCTGCCCCTAAGAGGACAGCAAAACCTAAAACGGAGGTTACAGCACCAACAGAAACAACACCAATTGCTGATGATAAAATAGAAGAAAAACAAGTTGTCTCTGAAACACCAAAACAGGAAGAAGTTACATCTTCGGCAACAGAAGAAAATTCTGCTTCATCCCAGGCAAAGAAAAAAAGGAAAAGAGTACTTCCTAATAACAATACAACAGAAACTGCTGTTCAGGAAAAAACAGAAATTCCTGGAAATACAGAAACTCAAGAGCCTGTTTCAACAGAAGAAAAGCCTAATAATCCTCAACATCAGGCAAGACCTCAAAAAACACACAATCATCCACAAAACAGTGGAAATCCTCACAAAAATCAAAACCAGAACCAGAACCCGAATCAAAACAGACATTCTGATAAGGAAGAGCACCACGAATCTAAAAAAGAATTCCATTTTGATGGAATGGTTAGTATCGAAGGAGTTCTAGAGATTTTACCAGATAATTACGGATTCTTGCGTTCTTCAGATTTTAGTTATATTTCTTCTCCTGATGATGTGTATGTTTCAACGGCACAGATCAGAAATTTTGGATTAAAAACAGGGGAT is part of the Chryseobacterium paludis genome and encodes:
- a CDS encoding DUF1801 domain-containing protein: MNPIQEYFYRIEEPDRSTLLYLRKKILESDLENITETLSFGLPFFKYKKKMLCYLYYSKKYKKHYISFYHGDRLNAPELIQEGRKKFKILLIDMEEDLPVELILNLINEVKQLIRV
- a CDS encoding phosphatidylserine decarboxylase family protein yields the protein MKLHRESKGTITVATILFIIIGALAIYFLKMWSLLIIMPLLIIYSLVFWFFRVPNREILDHKENVIAPVDGKVVMIKEVDETEFIKGKAIQVSIFMSPLNVHICRYPVSGEVIYKKYHPGKYLVAWHEKSSTENERTTIAIESLTNHKVVFRQIAGYVARRIVFYCNEGDQAKAGHEFGFIKFGSRMDVFLPLDTEVICKIGDITKGGIDVIAKMKE
- a CDS encoding DUF4293 family protein, with amino-acid sequence MLQRIQTIWTFLAVLAAVFLFITGQDVAIFGNIPVIDSASIVLVLVGLLSVFSFKNRKRQILLNTISIIINALLIGVLIYWLLNLSGGIQFPEKGIEPVFPLIAIICLFISNIYIRKDERLVKSVDRLR
- a CDS encoding lactate utilization protein, which gives rise to MSLFKRIVSKLTNQPEEDDSQSLEKLGDSLKNADLDYKFAQLFTHSGGFFNYCADEAEALQTLNQIIKIEGIHNMFCWDKELQNFLTVVKTPCTSELEHSNDAAFITCEYLIAYDGRIMLSHNNILHYHSSRLPNKIIIMANVSQIVNNLNDAMGKIKRNGNIKNLTSISGSQSKLDTSSNSNTKLFLLLLED
- a CDS encoding phosphatidate cytidylyltransferase, producing MDKNLIQRTISGIVYVAIIILCVTPLGAQLINSISPDLVKQQYLYYGLITFLMVVGSWECVKIMKFGKGYEKWIVFPVVMIIFYMFSKRYFYHDFFFDFRLSEILALSLIAIAVVTLFKYPTELYFDSGKLIFTVIYVALPFSFALGLPKYSSYDDKFSLEVLFLFILIWSSDTFAYLTGKFFGKHKMAPKISPKKTWEGYAGGVILTLVLSYFIEKYQHDLRGNWMVVGFLVASFAPLGDLVESQLKRNFGVKDSGNIIPGHGGVLDRLDSFLICVPVVYLYFILEKFI
- a CDS encoding M28 family peptidase, with translation MKKITYLAFSFFSVITFAQEVSKERINTVISTLSSDEMKGREIGTVENDNAANYIAKLFKENNLEYCTGNSYLIPFDYKGKTVYNVCGVKKGKTDKYLGFSGHFDHIGTNNKSGDNIYNGADDDASGITTLVGIADYFRNKKPEFSMLFMAFNGEEKGMLGSQAISKDKNLDPIYNNLYALFNFEMVATESEFGKNALFMTGDEFSDLDELFNQNAAEGLKIHPDPYAAEQLFYRSDNVSFVKKKIIAHSISTADMSKIKHYHQVNDDVNVVDFDNLTQIINNFGKTLDKLSPKNFAPKYNDKVKFN
- a CDS encoding ABC transporter ATP-binding protein — translated: MNEYIKILKFAKPHQKYIYGSLFFNIMYSVFQIASLGTILPVLGMLFGTIKPEKYESAPVYSGDIIDFFSYLKDYSNYYVQSLVTNYGSLKVLAWLCIITAFMFLLRNAFRYFGSFLLINYRVGVTKDLRGAMYRKILSLPVSFFTESRKGDLMSRMSNDVGEVEGNILGSLIELINAPFMLISTLVTLFFLSPEMTLFSLLVLPVMGTMIALVGKSLKKDSHEAQQEMGTIFSIVDETLKSSKVIKIFNAEKIMDSRFMQSMNKWISSSISLGRKKELASPMSEFLGSITFLIIAWYGGKQIIVEQSISPADFLVFLGMFFQILPPAKSLSTAISNVQKGEASLQRVLEILDADVKIEEVAEPVSISTLQNNIHFKDIGFYYDKDNLILKNFNLTIPKGKTVALVGQSGSGKTTIANLLARFYDVSEGEILIDNTNIKHLKLQEYRKLLGMVTQESVLFNDSVYNNILMGKPEATKEEVIAAAKVANADTFITQLPNGYDTNIGDDGGKLSGGQKQRVSIARAVLKNPPIMILDEATSALDTESEKFVQDALEKMMENRTSLVIAHRLSTIQKADWIVVMEKGDIVEQGSHHDLIAKRGVYHKLVELQNFD